A genomic window from Camelina sativa cultivar DH55 chromosome 2, Cs, whole genome shotgun sequence includes:
- the LOC104748596 gene encoding uncharacterized protein LOC104748596 codes for MGSIPFIFMIIFLFHLQRSKSQTIESAHLLDLMIRDYTIRNFNIHFKTGTIQKIHLPSNFSSIDIATARFRCGSLRRHGATIGEFHLGPGLTVQPCVERVMLLVSPVLGLLAYNSNPDGVAMNPYEINVMGNGAKPYFDQILEQQGNRCP; via the exons ATGGGCTCTATACCATTCATCTTCAtgatcatctttctttttcatttacagAGATCCAAATCTCAGACGATTGAATCGGCACATCTCCTTGATCTTATGATCAGAGATTACACTATCAGAAACTTCAACATACATTTCAAGACTGGCACGATTCAGAAAATTCATCTTCCTTCGAATTTCTCCTCCATTGATATCGCCACGGCTAGGTTTAGATGCGGCAGTTTGAGAAGACACGGTGCAACAATCGGAGAGTTTCACTTAGGTCCGGGCTTGACGGTACAGCCATGTGTTGAGAGAGTGATGCTG CTCGTGTCTCCGGTTCTCGGTTTATTGGCTTACAATTCTAACCCGGACGGTGTGGCTATGAACCCTTATGAGATTAACGTAATGGGAAACGGAGCAAAACCCTATTTTGATCAAATTCTTGAGCAGCAAGGCAACCGGTGTCCCTAA
- the LOC104718015 gene encoding PGR5-like protein 1B, chloroplastic produces MSSKMMAFTLSTPRFSSISRKPINTCSPSRTHSVPHFSHARSISLRRRLLLLPLQASTDQSGQVGGEEVDSKILPYCSINKNEKRTIGELEQEFLQAMQSFYYEGKAVMSNEEFDNLKEELMWEGSSVVMLSSDEQRFLEASMAYVSGNPILSDEEYDKLKMKLKMDGSEIVCEGPRCSLRSKKVYSDLAIDYFKMFLLNVPATVVALGLFFFLDDVTGFEITYLLELPEPFSFIFTWFAAVPAIVYLALSLTKLIIKDFLILKGPCPNCGTENVSFFGTILSISNDGNTNNVKCSGCGTEMIYDSGSRLITLPEGGKA; encoded by the exons atgagcagTAAGATGATGGCCTTTACTCTATCAACCCCTAGATTTTCTTCGATTTCTCGCAAACCCATCAACACTTGTTCTCCTTCGAGGACACACTCTGTTCCTCACTTCAGCCATGCACGATCGATTTCTCTTAGAAGAAGACTTCTCTTATTGCCCCTTCAAGCTTCCACCGATCAATCAG GTCAGGTGGGTGGGGAAGAAGTTGATAGCAAGATTTTACCTTACTGTAGCATCAAcaagaatgagaagagaacCATCGGCGAACTGGAACAAGAGTTTCTCCAAGCGATGCAA TCGTTCTATTACGAAGGCAAGGCGGTTATGTCTAATGAAGAGTTTGATAACCTTAAAGAAGAGTTGATGTGGGAAGGAAGCAGTGTTGTCATGCTAA GTTCTGATGAACAAAGATTCCTTGAAGCTTCGATGgcttatgtctctggaaatCCAATCTTGAGTGATGAAGAATACGATAAGCTCAAAATGAAACTAAAG ATGGATGGAAGTGAAATTGTGTGCGAGGGTCCAAGATGCAGTCTTCGTAGTAAAAAG GTTTACAGTGATCTTGCCATTGATTACTTCAAAATGTTCTTACTGAATGTACCAGCAACTGTTGTTGCTCTCGGACT atttttctttcttgatgatgTTACGGGTTTTGAAATCACATACCTGCTCGAG CTTCCGGAACCGTTCAGTTTCATTTTCACATGGTTTGCTGCGGTGCCTGCAATTGTATATCTGGCGCTATCACTCACCAAACTGATCATCAAAGACTTCTTGATCTTGAAG GGCCCTTGTCCAAACTGTGGAACAGAGAATGTATCCTTCTTTGGAACAATACTTTCCATCTCCAACGATGGTAACACCAACAATGTCAAGTGCTCTGG cTGTGGAACGGAGATGATCTATGATTCAGGTTCTCGTTTGATCACATTACCAGAAGGTGGCAAAGCTTAA